GCCGTTTCAAGATTGGCATCAGTGGCCGCCAGATCGATTTTCGGGTGTCCATCATGCCGAGCATTTTTGGCGAGGACGCGGTGCTGCGGGTGCTGGACAAGCAGGACCTGGCCGACAAGGTCAGCGGTGTACAGTTGCAGGCCCTGGGCTTCGCCGATGAAACCCTGCGCCAACTGCGGCGGCTGGCGGCCGAACCCTACGGCATGGTGCTGGTCACCGGCCCCACCGGCAGCGGCAAGACCACCACCCTCTACGCCATGATCACCGAGATCAACCACGGCGTGGACAAGATCATCACCATTGAAGACCCGGTGGAATACCAGCTGCCGGGCGTCCTGCAGATTCCGGTCAACGAGAAAAAAGGCCTGACCTTCGCCCGCGGTCTGCGCTCGATTTTGCGTCATGACCCGGACAAGATCATGGTCGGTGAAATCCGTGACCCCGACACCGCGCAGATTGCCGTGCAATCAGCCCTCACCGGGCACCTGGTGTTCACCACCATCCACGCCAACAACGTGTTCGACGTGATTGGCCGATTTACCCAAATGGAAATCGATCCCTACAGCCTGGTCTCGGCCCTTAACGCGGTGCTCGCCCAGCGGCTGATCCGTCTGGTCTGTGCAACGTGCAGCACGCCGTATCAGCCCAGTGCCGATGAGTTGCAACTGTCCGGGCTCGATCCACACAAGGTCTCTGACTACCACTTCGTCCACGGCAAGGGGTGCGGCCATTGCCGGGGTACCGGTTATCGCGGGCGTACGGCCATTGCCGAGTTGCTGCACCTGGACGATGAACTGCGCCAGATGATCGTCGAGCGTCAGCCCGTAGCAAAAATCAAGGCCCTGGCCTGTAGCCGTGGCTTGCGCCTGCTGCGCGAGTCTGCCCTGGAACTGGTGCGGGAAGGGCGGACCACGCTCGAGGAGATCAACCGTGTCACTTTTATCTCGTG
This genomic stretch from Pseudomonas deceptionensis harbors:
- a CDS encoding GspE/PulE family protein, with translation MDRLSLAVEPALPDCVPPPFSSEQLAQARALAVTSGERVLEALGVLCELAPMPFIECLGRTLHYPVLDTDTLFKATPVFDRVTLAQCLKREFMLLRHDETVIGVFADPFDTARLAWIDDCLHGAPLYLVHADDLKAYLARHEESFHAVESLNAQADTHVESDNLQSLSLTSISEDASVVVKLVNSTLYDALKMHASDIHLGTTGGGLVIKYRIDGVLNNISKIQGSEFAEQVISRVKVMAELDIGEKRVPQDGRFKIGISGRQIDFRVSIMPSIFGEDAVLRVLDKQDLADKVSGVQLQALGFADETLRQLRRLAAEPYGMVLVTGPTGSGKTTTLYAMITEINHGVDKIITIEDPVEYQLPGVLQIPVNEKKGLTFARGLRSILRHDPDKIMVGEIRDPDTAQIAVQSALTGHLVFTTIHANNVFDVIGRFTQMEIDPYSLVSALNAVLAQRLIRLVCATCSTPYQPSADELQLSGLDPHKVSDYHFVHGKGCGHCRGTGYRGRTAIAELLHLDDELRQMIVERQPVAKIKALACSRGLRLLRESALELVREGRTTLEEINRVTFIS